The following are encoded in a window of Panicum virgatum strain AP13 chromosome 5N, P.virgatum_v5, whole genome shotgun sequence genomic DNA:
- the LOC120673551 gene encoding chromatin modification-related protein EAF1 B-like has protein sequence MGKACFCGPVAIELCSMGGIAECGVSVDTKASPRRAAIEKAQEELRQEYDVREERRRELEFLEKGGNPLDFKLGHAASLSAQSTSVTDLIAEQNVISEAKGSFAFSASPHGDSVESSGKPVNSLCREGNTADNLMLLDGDTSNLGGEKIPKRGTKRANAAQAEQFLDCDGQNNAKEEDSGLFRLGPKSQAYARRRSKSARDNTNSALVRHPPVPPVSSRKKDDTGLIPEAKTEDNGFLSIGDSKPISPNCPNMLKNAPLNDNAEMEMDGVQAINEGDQTSKNELSNSNNGNQAMEISPNSVTNNSHLTVGDQMATATAAVSPDAISKDAASNIVSSLPSISNEILKEAQTPEKAGNSPSIVSAGDIHADSLDNKGPATDSAVKSACLNENEVDPTHAYATNTANEHPGQSEDLAPVKASEMVDEGLNKVLPEDKDDKKDSQLDISSQPVVLDDSSRQPELSCSVGVKDERELCNNAVDAQKDTEQLATSNEDKGNKEECSDSNRNNTSESNGAQKLSSVTVPPASITRDVSNPVENDVEKSSLEQEKIAKKECEDIVAKKDHEDAILRRARYIEANIKRAGERSLCNVSMEKRRKSHWDFVLEEMAWLANDFMQERLWKSAAAAQMSHWISSSGRVLFEEESTKRKQKSVARILANGVMKFWHSIDTSQGSGGMSKPLQIEQSNNLEEKKLGEVKVGKQEDEENLEQDKSRKPVFSYALRVLEYNSNTAECLSFAEAPRTPDRLNDFGLLKVPDQLSEANLFYGVAPGAMQAYRESMECLFVYNKKIGNTVLKDDYEPPTYASVSDVPMENLYGDDEAEGRAYLLPGAYDGGLASKLSHKKKHPVPQRINGARPYEIGPDMPYEPFMESKPGNQQFASNGKRTTDFLSIPIKRIRTAARQRVVSPFPAGVSGTPQFTSKTDASSGDTNSCQDDQSSLHGGSFSRKNADIESTVDFDRQLVYDGSEVSTKSKKKKKPKLPGYKTPQSVAESCSLMAPGKGTYDPRPQVDLVAQYEQKDYMKKRLETHQFDSNGNFVVNGQHAAKKPKLVNQAPDISLEALTPVGPIASPAASQMSNMANPKVIKISTRGRKSKGLKMAAGHSGPGSPWSSFEDQALVVLVHDMGENWELVSDALNSIIQLKCIYRRPKECKERHKLLTDRSSGDGADSADDSGSSQHYPSALPGIPKGSARQLFQRLQGPFEEETLKTHFEKIIFLGQKVHQTRRKGEIQELRQINPLHTSHVFALSQACPGNLSGVLLTPLDLCDGPSNSDTLSIGYQGSHTSGLALPNNHGSIGPTLPTSNVNSRLPGSPGMVLGSNSSLPMNTPSRDAPRYGMPRPNSLQGDEQSRIHYSQMVNGRSLQQPGVPVPGVLPSGVDRGARMMPPAHGVGIMTGLNRGSPVTRPGFPRVGSPGMANILPHGNMSPNNGQGLQNTVNVHPGPIPGPGNTMLRPRDPMQMLRPVQNSEEHRQMMMPEFQLQVPQGNNQVVHFSGPPFSNAGGSSPVQSFPVQQSQPHQLPQQPHMYGNTHLAHTQGTNQSNSQQQQAYAMRLAKERHIQQMLPQQQRPLPGSSAVPTVQNGAQMQQQSQGSAAGVIPASQPQRKQQHPAQNPLANPTLPHQPSANTSHKQKKQQGQQQPRQNQQQRNQGSQQAKLMKSLGRGNMMHQPPVDASQASGISANCKNQVPDKNVMQQGPGQLVSKGSIPSVPQPGSQPKVYTSPMPLSPMQTPDVSNQGAVKGSSNHALLTSQQGQLHSPSQLATQQQQQLRYMNPSQNNIQRLMMQQNRHMNTDGRTELPVDKVQHNQVMSSASLARSTDSGSPGISSMSQRKQESSHDPSAVSSTPHLASSPQDTFVGSDKLLPSSSQSMLQRQMSGGMPIHGHGIGGQMQQQQSRQQLQSQQQQQRPVVQGSVYAHPSNSGPG, from the exons ATGGGCAAAGCCTGTTTCTGTGGTCCAGTGGCTATTGAGCTGTGCTCTATGGGAGGAATTGCTGAATGTGGTGTGAGCGTTGACACTAAAGCTTCACCACGTCGTGCAGCCATTGAGAAAGCTCAGGAGGAACTAAG GCAGGAATACGATGTCCGTGAAGAGCGAAGGAGGGAGCTTGAATTTCTGGAGAAG GGAGGCAATCCCTTGGATTTCAAACTCGGCCATGCAGCATCACTCAGTGCACAGTCCACTTCTGTAACAGACCTGATAGCTGAGCAAAATGTGATAAG CGAGGCTAAAGGTAGTTTTGCATTTTCTGCATCACCTCATGGGGATTCTGTTGAAAGCAGTGGCAAGCCAGTAAATTCATTGTGCCGTGAAGGCAATACAGCTGATAAtcttatgctcttggatggagATACCAGCAACTTAGGTGGGGAGAAAATTCCAAAACGTGGAACTAAAAGAGCTAATGCAGCTCAAGCTGAGCAGTTCCTGGACTGTGATGGTCAGAATAATGCAAAAGAAGAAGATTCCGGTTTGTTCCGACTTGGGCCAAAGAGCCAAGCATATGCGCGACGTAGATCAAAGTCGGCCAGAGACAATACAAATAGTGCACTTGTTAGGCATCCACCCGTTCCTCCAGTAAGTTCTCGGAAAAAAGATGACACAGGGTTAATCCCAGAAGCCAAGACTGAAGATAATGGCTTTTTGTCCATTGGTGATTCAAAGCCGATCAGTCCTAACTGTCCAAATATGCTGAAGAATGCACCATTAAATGATAATGCGGAAATGGAGATGGATGGTGTCCAAGCAATTAATGAAGGCGACCAAACATCCAAGAATGAGTTATCAAACAGCAACAATGGAAATCAAGCTATGGAAATTTCACCAAACAGTGTGACTAATAATTCACATCTTACTGTAGGTGATCAGATGGCCACTGCAACTGCTGCAGTATCCCCTGATGCTATTTCAAAAGATGCTGCTTCAAATATAGTTTCTTCTCTCCCATCTATATCCAATGAAATCTTGAAAGAAGCACAAACTCCTGAGAAGGCAGGTAATAGCCCATCTATTGTAAGTGCAGGCGACATTCATGCAGATAGTTTGGATAACAAGGGTCCTGCTACTGATTCTGCTGTCAAAAGTGCCTGTTTAAATGAAAATGAAGTGGATCCTACGCATGCATATGCCACCAACACTGCTAATGAACATCCAGGCCAAAGTGAGGATCTTGCACCAGTTAAGGCTAGTGAAATGGTTGATGAAGGCTTGAATAAAGTTCTACCTGAGGACAAGGATGACAAGAAAGATAGTCAACTGGACATTAGTAGCCAGCCTGTTGTTTTGGATGACAGTTCTAGACAACCAGAACTTAGCTGCTCTGTTGGTGTGAAAGATGAGAGAGAACTTTGCAACAATGCAGTAGATGCACAAAAGGATACAGAACAACTTGCTACTTCTAATGAGGATAAAGGGAACAAGGAGGAATGTTCAGATTCCAATAGGAACAACACCAGTGAATCAAATGGTGCCCAAAAGCTATCTTCTGTTACCGTGCCCCCTGCCTCAATCACACGCGATGTGAGTAACCCTGTAGAAAATGATGTTGAGAAATCTAGCTTAGAGCAGGAGAAGATAGCAAAGAAGGAATGCGAAGATATTGTTGCAAAGAAGGATCACGAAGATGCTATCCTCAGAAGGGCACGGTATATAGAG GCAAACATTAAGAGGGCTGGTGAGCGGTCTCTCTGCAATGTTTCTATGGAGAAGAGGCGGAAGAGTCACTGGGATTTTGTTCTGGAGGAGATGGCCTGGTTGGCAAATGACTTCATGCAG GAGCGCTTGTGGAAAAGTGCAGCCGCAGCACAGATGTCACACTGGATTTCTTCTAGTGGTCGAGTGTTATTTGAAGAAGAAAGCACGAAGAGAAAGCAGAAATCTGTTGCCAGAATTCTGGCCAATGGTGTTATGAAATTTTGGCATTCAATTGATACCTCACAAGGAAGTGGTGGTATGTCTAAACCACTGCAAATAGAGCAATCAAACAATCTAGAAGAAAAGAAGCTGGGTGAGGTCAAAGTGGGAAAACAAGAG GATGAagaaaatttggagcaagataaGTCTAGGAAGCCTGTCTTTAGCTATGCACTTCGAGTTCTTGAGTACAACAGTAACACAGCTGAATGTCTGTCATTTGCTGAGGCACCACGGACTCCTGACAGGCTAAATGATTTTGGCCTTTTGAAAGTGCCAGATCAACTTTCAGAA GCAAATCTCTTTTACGGTGTAGCACCTGGTGCAATGCAAGCATACAGGGAGTCTATGGAGTGTCTCTTTGTTTATAACAAG AAAATTGGTAATACTGTACTCAAGGATGATTATGAGCCACCAACATATGCTTCTGTTTCAG ATGTGCCTATGGAAAATTTATATGGAGACGATGAAGCCGAGGGACGTGCCTATTTACTGCCTGGAGCTTATGATGGTGGTTTGGCATCAAAATTAAGCCACAAAAAGAAACACCCTGTGCCGCAGAGGATCAACGGTGCAAGGCCATATGAAATTGGTCCTGACATGCCTTATGAACCATTCATGGAAAGCAAACCAGGAAACCAGCAATTCGCATCAAATGGCAAACGAACAACAGACTTCCTTTCTATTCCTATAAAACGCATCCGCACAGCAGCTAGACAGCGGGTTGTGAGTCCATTTCCTGCTGGTGTTTCCGGGACCCCTCAATTCACAAGTAAAACAGACGCTTCTAGTGGCGACACAAACTCCTGTCAAGATGACCAAAGTTCATTACACGGAGGATCTTTTTCCAGGAAGAATGCAGATATAGAGTCCACAGTTGATTTTGACAGACAATTGGTGTATGATGGTAGCGAGGTGTCTACAAAgtctaaaaagaagaaaaagccTAAACTCCCAGGATACAAGACTCCACAAAGTGTGGCCGAGTCTTGTTCCTTGATGGCACCTGGAAAG GGCACATATGATCCTAGACCTCAGGTCGATTTGGTTGCTCAATATGAGCAG AAGGATTATATGAAAAAGAGACTGGAGACTCATCAATTCGATTCAAATGGGAATTTCG TGGTTAATGGTCAACATGCTGCTAAGAAGCCTAAACTGGTGAATCAAGCACCAGATATTTCACTGGAAGCTCTTACACCAGTTGGTCCAATAGCATCTCCGGCTGCGTCACAAATGAGCAACATGGCAAACCCTAAGGTCATAAAGATCAGCACTCGTGGAAGAAAAAGTAAAGGACTGAAG ATGGCAGCTGGTCATTCTGGTCCTGGAAGTCCATGGTcaagttttgaggaccag GCTCTTGTTGTCCTTGTCCATGATATGGGTGAAAACTGGGAATTGGTGAGCGATGCCCTTAATAGCATCATCCAATTGAAG TGTATATATAGAAGGCCTAAAGAGTGTAAGGAACGCCATAAACTTCTGACGGATAGAAGTTCCGGTGATGGAGCTGACAGTGCTGATGACTCAGGCTCATCTCAACACTACCCATCTGCATTGCCTGGCATTCCAAAG GGTAGCGCTAGGCAGCTGTTTCAGCGCCTTCAAGGACCGTTTGAGGAAGAGACTCTCAAGACACACTTTGAGAAAATAATATTCCTTGGACAAAAGGTGCATCAAACTCGTAGAAAG GGTGAGATCCAGGAGCTGAGGCAGATAAATCCACTTCATACTTCTCATGTTTTTGCACTTTCTCAAGCGTGCCCAGGGAACTTATCTGGTGTACTTTTAAC GCCACTTGATCTTTGTGATGGACCTTCTAACTCGGATACACTTTCTATCGGTTACCAAGGATCTCACACAAGTGGTTTAGCTCTTCCAAACAATCATGGTTCTATTGGTCCTACTCTTCCTACTTCAAATGTGAATTCCAGATTACCAGGTTCTCCTGGTATGGTTCTAGGAAGCAATTCATCATTGCCTATGAATACTCCCTCCAG GGATGCTCCAAGGTATGGTATGCCTAGACCTAACTCGTTACAGGGTGATGAGCAATCAAGAATTCACTATAGCCAGATGGTTAACGGCAGAAGCCTTCAGCAACCTGGAGTTCCTGTTCCTGGTGTGTTGCCATCTGGAGTTGATCGTGGTGCCCGAATGATGCCACCAGCTCATGGTGTCGGAATTATGACTGGACTAAATCGAGGTTCACCTGTTACTAGGCCGGGTTTTCCAAGGGTTGGTTCCCCTGGAATGGCAAATATACTTCCACATGGAAACATGTCACCCAACAATGGGCAAGGCTTACAAAATACAGTAAATGTCCATCCTGGTCCCATACCTGGTCCTGGAAATACAATGTTGAGGCCTCGTGACCCGATGCAGATGCTTCGG CCTGTCCAGAATTCGGAAGAGCATAGACAGATGATGATGCCGGAGTTTCAGTTACAAGTCCCACAGGGAAATAACCAGGTTGTCCATTTCAGCGGCCCACCATTCTCCAATGCTGGAGGATCTTCACCTGTTCAATCTTTCCCTGTCCAGCAGTCCCAACCACATCAGTTGCCGCAACAGCCGCACATGTATGGAAACACACACCTTGCTCATACCCAAGGAACAAACCAGTCAAactcacagcagcagcaggcttaTGCTATGCGCTTGGCTAAAGAGAGACATATTCAGCAAATGTTGCCCCAGCAACAGCGCCCACTGCCTGGAAGCAGTGCAGTGCCAACTGTGCAGAATGGTGCACAAATGCAACAGCAGAGCCAAGGATCTGCGGCTGGTGTAATCCCAGCTTCACAGCCACAGCGTAAGCAGCAACATCCTGCACAAAATCCATTGGCTAACCCAACGCTTCCTCATCAACCTTCTGCCAATACATCACATAAACAGAAGAAGCAACAGGGCCAGCAGCAGCCTAGACAAAATCAACAGCAAAGAAATCAAGGTAGTCAGCAAGCTAAGCTTATGAAGAGCTTAGGCCGAGGGAACATGATGCACCAGCCTCCTGTGGATGCTAGTCAAGCCAGTGGCATTTCTGCAAACTGTAAAAACCAAGTTCCTGATAAGAATGTGATGCAACAAGGTCCAGGACAACTTGTTAGTAAAGGATCAATTCCATCAGTACCTCAACCTGGGAGTCAACCAAAGGTATACACTTCTCCGATGCCTTTGTCACCGATGCAGACTCCAGATGTTAGTAATCAGGGTGCAGTTAAGGGTTCTTCCAACCATGCCTTGTTAACTTCCCAACAAGGTCAGCTTCATTCACCATCGCAGCTGGctacgcagcagcagcagcagctacgcTACATGAATCCGTCACAGAATAATATTCAAAGATTGATGATGCAACAAAATCGCCATATGAATACAGATGGCAGGACTGAATTGCCTGTTGACAAAGTACAACACAACCAGGTCATGTCATCCGCATCACTTGCAAGAAGTACGGATTCAGGTAGCCCAGGCATCTCGTCAATGAGCCAGCGGAAACAAGAGTCATCCCACGATCCAAGTGCAGTAAGCTCAACCCCACACCTAGCTAGCTCACCTCAAGACACCTTTGTTGGAAGTGATAAGCTGTTGCCATCATCTAGCCAAAGCATGCTGCAAAGGCAAATGTCCGGTGGTATGCCTATTCATGGTCATGGCATTGGTGGACAGATGCAGCAACAACAGTCTCGGCAGCAACTGCagtctcagcagcagcagcagaggcctgTTGTTCAAGGCAGCGTATATGCTCATCCTTCGAATTCTGGGccaggatga